The following is a genomic window from Balneolales bacterium ANBcel1.
CTCACCAGTGTGTTGAAAAACTTGCGCTGGGTCTCCTGAAGGCCTTCTTCACTGAATTTGAGGTTATCCCATGGCGAAGAGTTGCTCATCATGTACCAGCGGGCGGTATCGGCGCCATACTTGCCGATCACATCGAACGGGTCCACGGAGTTACCCTTGGATTTGCTCATTTTCTCGCCTTTCGCATCCAGAACGAGGCCGTTCGAAACCACGTTGTGATAGGCCGGCGAATCGAACAGAATGGTGGATATGGCGTGCAGCGTATAGAACCAGCCGCGGGTCTGATCCACTCCTTCGGCGATAAAATCGGCGGGAAATGTCTCCTTGAACAGCGCTTTGTTCTCGAACGGGTAGTGACGCTGGGCAAAGGGCATGGCACCGGAATCGAACCAGACATCCAGCAGATCGGGAATGCGCCGCATGGTGCCGCCGTCTTTCGCCTTCCAGGTAATTTCATCAATATAGGGGCGATGCAGATCGATCTCCCTGTCGGAGTCGATACCGCCTTTTTCCCTCAATTCCTCAATACTGCCAATGCACACGACTTCGTCGGGGTTGTTATCGTTTACCCAGAGGGGGAGCGGAGTCCCCCAGTAGCGCTGGCGGGAAATGGCCCAGTCCACGTTATTCTCCAGCCAGACACCGAAGCGTCCGGAGCCGGTGCTGGGCGGCTTCCAGTTGATCTTGTTGTTGATCTCCACCATCCGATCGCGTATCTGAGTGGTTTTGATAAACCATGACTCTACCGGATAGGACATCAGCGGGGTGCCCTTTCTCCAGTCGTGCGGATAATTGTGGACATACGTCTCGTGCCGGTACATCCTGCCGCGCTCCTTGATATCCCGGGCTATGTGCTTGTCGGCATCCTTGAACCACTGACCGGCATAATCATGAACCCGCTCATCGAAACGGCCTTCGCGCGTTACCGGGTTGAACATCGGAATGCCCTCCCGCTTGCAGACGTCATAGTCATCGGCACCAAACGCCGGGGCGATATGCACAATACCGGTTCCATCTTCCAGAGTTACGAAATCGGCCGGCACGACTCGCCACGCCTGCTTTCTGTCGATTTCCTCAAGCGCATACGGAAACATCGGCTCGTAGGTTCGCCCGACCAGGTCGGCCCCCTTCATCTCGGCTACAATTTCATATCCGTCCTTGATGACAGCCGGCAGCAATCCCTTTGCGAGATAATAGAAAACATCGGTGTCACCCTCACGCACCTTCACCTTGACATAATCCAGCTCCGGATGAACCGCCAGCACCATGTTGGAGATCAGCGTCCAGGGCGTGGTGGTCCATGCCATGAAGCTGGTGTTTTCCTCTCCATCCACCGGAAATGTGACAAATACCGACGGATCCTGTACCTCTTTGTACCCCAGACTCACTTCGTGGGAACTGAGAACGGTTCCGCTGCCGGGGGAGTACCACTGGATCTTGTACCCCTTGTAGATGAGGCCCTTGTCGAACATCTGGCGAAGCGCCCACCAGACAGACTCAATATATTTATTGTCGTAGGTGATGTAGGGATCCTCCAGATCCACCCAGTACCCCATCCGGTCGGTAAGGCGATTCCACTCGTCGGTGTACCGCAGCACACTTTCCCGGCATTTCTCATTGTATTTGGCAATACCGTAATCCTCGACCTGCGAACGGCCCTGAAGTCCGAGTTCCTTCTCAACTTCGATCTCGACGGGAAGTCCGTGGGTATCCCATCCCCCCTTACGGTCCACTTTACACCCTTTCAGTGTCTTGTAGCGACAGAAAAGGTCCTTGACGGTACGGGACATCATGTGATGGATGCCGGGCCTGCCGTTGGCTGTGGGCGGCCCCTCGTAAAAGGTAAACGGAATTCCATCCTGGCGGGTGGACACACTCTTCCTGAATACACCGTTTTTCTTCCAGTACTCCAGAACTTCCAACTCCGCTCTGGGGTATTGCAACTGTTTGACTTCCTTGAATTTCTTACTCATAAAAAGAGAAAAGGGTTCTCAAAAACACGGGAACTTCACAAGAGCGTTAATATACGAAATATTTTCCACAGACCGGAAACTACGCCTGGGCACAGAGAATCCCAAAACAATCCTGACTTGTAAAATTCGTTTTGACGATTCAGGAAAATTTTGAATTATGACGCTTGTTCAACACATTTACCCATCCCAACATCATTTTTAACGTTTTCTGTCATGCAAATCGAAAAGTTACCGAAACTGCGGGACATCACCGCCGAAGATCCTCTGAAAGTCTGTTTTGTCTGTCTGGGCAACATCTGCAGGAGTCCAACGGCCGAGGGTGTTTTTCAGCATCTGGTTAACCGCGAGGGACTTTCGCGCTTTTTTGAAATCGACTCGGCCGGTACCGGGGCCTATCATGTGGGCGAACCCGCGAACAGCAAAAGCCGCAAGGTGGCGGAACAGTATGGTGTTACGCTCCAGTCAAGGGCCAGAAAATTCGAATCCTCCGATTATGATTACTTTGACCTGGTCCTGGCCATGGACAAGGAGAATCTTCGCGATCTGAAGGGGATGGATCCCGCCCGGTTGCACCAGCAGAAACTGTTTCTCATGAGGGATTTTGACCCGACTCCGGACAACGGCGAGGTGCCGGATCCCTATTACGGGGGAATCAACGGGTTTGAGATGGTTTTTGAAATTGTAAAACGCAGTTCTGAAAACCTGCTGAGTCTGATCAGGCCG
Proteins encoded in this region:
- the ileS gene encoding isoleucine--tRNA ligase, translated to MSKKFKEVKQLQYPRAELEVLEYWKKNGVFRKSVSTRQDGIPFTFYEGPPTANGRPGIHHMMSRTVKDLFCRYKTLKGCKVDRKGGWDTHGLPVEIEVEKELGLQGRSQVEDYGIAKYNEKCRESVLRYTDEWNRLTDRMGYWVDLEDPYITYDNKYIESVWWALRQMFDKGLIYKGYKIQWYSPGSGTVLSSHEVSLGYKEVQDPSVFVTFPVDGEENTSFMAWTTTPWTLISNMVLAVHPELDYVKVKVREGDTDVFYYLAKGLLPAVIKDGYEIVAEMKGADLVGRTYEPMFPYALEEIDRKQAWRVVPADFVTLEDGTGIVHIAPAFGADDYDVCKREGIPMFNPVTREGRFDERVHDYAGQWFKDADKHIARDIKERGRMYRHETYVHNYPHDWRKGTPLMSYPVESWFIKTTQIRDRMVEINNKINWKPPSTGSGRFGVWLENNVDWAISRQRYWGTPLPLWVNDNNPDEVVCIGSIEELREKGGIDSDREIDLHRPYIDEITWKAKDGGTMRRIPDLLDVWFDSGAMPFAQRHYPFENKALFKETFPADFIAEGVDQTRGWFYTLHAISTILFDSPAYHNVVSNGLVLDAKGEKMSKSKGNSVDPFDVIGKYGADTARWYMMSNSSPWDNLKFSEEGLQETQRKFFNTLVSTYSFLAMYANIDKWTFSGVPIPYSERSEMDRWIISRQFTTIKKVDSFMDDYEPTRAVREVERFADDLSNWYVRRSRRRFWREGKSLDKTAAYQTLYECLVNLAKVASPVAPFISEWLYRNLNTVTEFEEESVHLTFYPTVEETAIDRDLEYRMDLARTISSIVLRIRNKINVNVRQPLKRLIVPASNEEQHLAIESVKHIILDEVNVKGIEYVDDDSGIVQKSAKPNFPVLGKKLGKRMKAVAAAVQKWSTEEISEFEQKGVIVLDLGDGEPITLSKEDVEVTRHGLEGWSVESEDGVTVALDTELDEALTREGIAREVVNRIQNMRKEANFELTDRIDMYLDGDEELKSSIQFMNEYVKSETLAESVQFGTADESDFTKQWEIGGKMCTIAIQRNSNY
- a CDS encoding low molecular weight phosphotyrosine protein phosphatase, with product MQIEKLPKLRDITAEDPLKVCFVCLGNICRSPTAEGVFQHLVNREGLSRFFEIDSAGTGAYHVGEPANSKSRKVAEQYGVTLQSRARKFESSDYDYFDLVLAMDKENLRDLKGMDPARLHQQKLFLMRDFDPTPDNGEVPDPYYGGINGFEMVFEIVKRSSENLLSLIRPNIRQ